One genomic segment of Candidatus Desulfatibia profunda includes these proteins:
- a CDS encoding tyrosine-type recombinase/integrase has translation MKLSTCIYKFFDQYLPRIKGSSKRTIQAYRDTFTLFLPFAARHLSIKIESLRVKHLSSDLILAFLDYLESDRNNVTSTRNHRLAAIKSLAKMIRFMCSEHREIAERILGIPQKRTQKQLIGFLYPDEILNVFESVDLKKKEGFRDYTILHLLEDSGARASEIATLNLDYFNPDQKTLAILGKGNRFRLIELNPKTVQLIKVYITKYRVKPKLLYQHRLFINQRGTELTRHGIYRICKKYLTKALSSKCLKDINPVHSFRHACAVRMLSCGKPVSDIRNRLGHENIQSTMVYLHMDLNRRQAVQKKFIEYIQSNLSCDSKIEELIDWENKKDILEWLDSL, from the coding sequence ATGAAACTTTCCACCTGTATTTATAAATTCTTCGATCAGTACCTTCCCCGTATAAAGGGTAGCAGTAAGCGAACTATTCAAGCTTACCGGGATACCTTTACACTCTTTCTGCCATTTGCTGCCCGGCACCTTTCCATCAAAATCGAATCGCTCAGGGTCAAACATCTTTCTTCCGATTTGATCCTGGCCTTTCTCGATTACCTTGAGTCAGATCGCAACAATGTCACCAGTACACGGAACCATCGTCTGGCAGCTATAAAATCCCTGGCTAAAATGATCCGGTTTATGTGCTCGGAACACCGTGAAATCGCCGAAAGGATACTGGGCATCCCTCAAAAACGTACGCAAAAACAACTCATCGGCTTTTTGTACCCCGATGAAATCCTTAACGTCTTTGAATCGGTCGACCTCAAAAAAAAGGAGGGCTTCCGCGACTATACCATCTTGCATCTGCTCGAAGACTCGGGCGCCAGAGCCAGTGAAATCGCAACGCTTAACCTCGATTATTTTAACCCCGACCAAAAAACGCTGGCCATCCTGGGTAAAGGAAACCGTTTTCGACTGATTGAACTAAACCCGAAAACCGTCCAGCTCATAAAAGTCTACATCACCAAATACCGTGTTAAACCAAAACTGCTGTATCAACACCGCTTGTTTATCAATCAACGCGGAACAGAACTTACCAGACACGGTATTTATCGAATCTGTAAAAAATATCTGACCAAAGCTTTAAGTTCTAAATGTCTTAAAGATATCAATCCGGTCCATAGCTTCCGGCATGCGTGTGCGGTAAGAATGCTCTCTTGCGGTAAGCCAGTCTCTGATATCAGAAACCGCCTGGGTCATGAAAATATCCAATCCACTATGGTGTACTTGCATATGGACCTGAATCGCAGGCAAGCTGTCCAGAAAAAATTTATCGAATATATCCAATCCAATCTCTCTTGTGATTCGAAGATAGAAGAATTAATTGATTGGGAAAATAAAAAAGATATTCTGGAATGGCTCGATAGCCTCTAA
- a CDS encoding tyrosine-type recombinase/integrase: MKNFESFLAPQLKAFMAYRQNLGYATKTLWSHLKTFDRYLKRTKHERSLLQPSFFLELRANLKMEPTSANRVLYTARDFFQFLVRKGLYTTNPLHDIPPLSENRFIPFVFSPDQLDQLLGAVCKRIRKYPKYYLKDLCVYLAIVLLARCGMRISEPLRLLRSHYRPDEKTLYIEKTKFKKDRLIPIPLSAADEINNYLAVRNALLGKDQNPYLLARNKQKMVRDYQIRSAYHQAVKDIGLNQARQIIGNTVFSAPVPHSLRHSFAVNTLRRVKEKGRSPQNALPVLAIYMGHCKYKHTIKYLKVLDAEQRKGLADFVFSNREDT, from the coding sequence ATGAAGAACTTTGAAAGCTTTCTTGCTCCCCAACTTAAAGCGTTTATGGCTTATCGTCAAAACTTGGGCTATGCGACAAAGACTTTATGGTCTCATCTAAAAACTTTTGACCGGTACCTAAAAAGAACAAAGCACGAGAGAAGTTTATTACAACCTTCATTTTTTCTTGAGTTAAGAGCAAATCTTAAAATGGAACCAACATCAGCAAATAGAGTTCTTTACACCGCACGTGACTTTTTTCAATTTCTGGTGCGAAAGGGACTCTACACAACAAATCCTCTCCATGATATCCCACCGCTGTCTGAAAATAGATTTATCCCGTTTGTTTTCTCACCAGATCAACTCGATCAACTCTTGGGTGCCGTTTGTAAAAGAATACGAAAATACCCAAAATACTATTTGAAAGATTTATGCGTCTATCTTGCTATTGTTCTACTGGCCCGGTGCGGAATGAGAATCTCAGAACCCCTGCGACTGCTGCGCAGCCACTACCGCCCAGACGAAAAAACGCTTTATATTGAAAAAACCAAATTTAAAAAAGACCGCCTAATCCCGATCCCTTTATCTGCGGCAGATGAAATCAACAATTATCTGGCCGTACGAAATGCCTTGCTGGGCAAGGATCAAAACCCATACCTTTTAGCGCGCAATAAACAAAAAATGGTAAGAGATTATCAAATTCGTTCTGCCTACCACCAGGCGGTAAAAGATATCGGACTCAATCAGGCTCGACAGATTATTGGCAACACCGTCTTCAGTGCACCTGTGCCCCACAGTCTAAGGCATTCTTTTGCTGTAAATACCTTAAGGCGTGTCAAAGAAAAGGGCAGGTCGCCCCAAAATGCCTTGCCCGTGCTGGCTATCTATATGGGCCACTGTAAATACAAGCACACCATCAAATATCTTAAAGTATTAGATGCCGAGCAACGTAAAGGGTTGGCTGACTTTGTTTTCTCTAATCGCGAGGATACATGA